The Starkeya sp. ORNL1 DNA window CGAGATCTTGATCGCCTTCGCCGCGTCGTGATGGAAGAAGATCACCTCACCCTCATCGACCTGATAAAGCTTGGCGAACACCGCTTTGGTGAGGACGCCGGCATCGATGACGCGGCGGTAGCTCGCCTCGTCCTCGAACATCACGTCGAAGGTCAGCATATAGGGCCCGGCATTCTTCGAGCGGATCAGCCGTGCCATCTCGCCAAGGGTCGCCATCACCCGACCTCCATATATTCGTGGCGGAACATCGCGCGCGGCTCGCGCGGCGCCA harbors:
- a CDS encoding DUF4387 domain-containing protein produces the protein MATLGEMARLIRSKNAGPYMLTFDVMFEDEASYRRVIDAGVLTKAVFAKLYQVDEGEVIFFHHDAAKAIKISIPRPYVQCDLDDGDAYGGQQHAPLVELQVPG